CTCGGAGAACCATAGAATCGTTGGGTCGATTAAAAGGGAGAGGAAACCTCAAGATCAGGGGAAGGCACAAGGAACTCCGTAGGACGTATGCATTGCATGGCAACCTTCCCACGTAAAGGACTCTCAGTCCAAATCTCCAAAGGGAAGAATACAGAAACAGTGCGACTCCTACCTCTATTTATGGAggaggattttgtttttgtttttgttcatcCCCAGCAGCAGGCAGATACTGATTCAAAGGTTGTGTCTTGCTTCGATAGAGATAACAATGGTACGTAATCAATCCACAATGACAAAAGAAAATATTGctatttttcttttgatgtttgAGAGCTTTATTGTTTGTGGGTGGGGGGGAGAAAACAGAGCAATATTGTGAACGAGGAGATCGTCGTGAAGGTCGGACCGCGCGGGGACGTGGTGAGCCGAAGCGTGGAGTGGGATGAATCGACCTACGGGAACGTAAAGCAGATCCTCGTCACCCATGGCAACGCCATCAACTCCATCCAAATCATATACGACATCAATGGCACCGCAGCACTCGCACACAGGCACGGTGGCGATGGCGACTACTTCGACTGCGTCAGTGATCTCCTTCCCCCCCGGCTCATTTCTCTCCTTCCTTGTTTCTGTACCCGTTGTGTGGTTTACAGATCAGCTTCGAACCCTGGGAGTACCTGACGTCCATCAGCGGCCACTACGGACCGGTGGAGCAGCGAGGTGCGGTGGTGATGAGGTCGCTGAAGTTTGGCACCAACAGGACGAACTACGGCCCGTTCGGGAGGGAAGAAGGCACTCCCTTTTGCTTCAACTTCCACTCCGGCCTTGACTTCGGTGGGTTTCACGGTCGCTCCACCGGCAGCCACCTCTCCGCCCTAGGCATCTACGTCAAAAGCATCAGCCTGAAGCACCATTTCAAGCCTGATCCGCCTCAGCGCCACGCCGCGCCGCCACGCCTGTTCTCCGCTTCAGTAGATCCTTGTGCCTGCGTGCTTTAACACAGTTCACGCCTCGCCATACGTCATTCGCCGACGAGCTTACCCTTACTAAAATATACGTTATTCAGCGATGACATTGTGATTCCCATCACATAACCTTTTCTTTTAGTTGGAAATATATTAATTTACAgtaaataagaaaataatatttcgtTATTATATATCTAAAGAAGCATTAAAGATCTCTCATGAATTATTGAAACACCAAAAATAATAACAATGTCTATTTTCCTCAATTGTGTTATATAGTCGCATAATGTCATTCATGAAATCGATAAGTTATTTGTTTTGCGAATTAGTCTTTTAAATAGGAGGATTCTTTAAACGAAAAAACATAAAACAGAACTCCAATTAGTCTTCCTACCCTTGCGGTAAGCTGACGCGGCGGTGATCATACTCGACAAATTTGGCTCGCGCCTGATTCGAATTCATATCCCCCGTCTCTCGATCTCTCCCGCCTATTCTCTCTTCGCTTCTATCTCGGATGCCAAAAGGGTTTTGAGGGCGAAGCGAACACCTAAACGCCATCGGAGCTGCGTCGTCGGTTCTCTTGATCGGAGGCGGCCGCAGATCTCGCCGACGGCGTCGGAAGGTGTGGCGTCTCGTGATTACGAGGATCTTATATTCCGGTTTTTAACCCGTTGTCTTCACGTTCGTTCGAATGATCAGTTTGTTCTTATCGCAATTTCTCGTTGGTGTTGGGTCATTTGATCCTAGAAACGCACGATTCTTTTGATCTATTAGCGAGAAATTGTTGCTTCGTACTTTCTGTTTATGTTGATAGTGGATAGGTTCTTGGAAGAGGGGAACGATTGGAATCTTGTGATCATTTCGGATTGTTGCTTTGTTATTTCCTCGATGTGGATCATAAAGAAGACAGGGAGCGTCAGGGTCTTTCTGCTATTCTTGTTCGATCCACACTTGTTGGGTCAAGATATCATTCTTTCTTTAGACTGCAAATTGGGATgcaaaacagagagagagagagagagagagagagagagagagagagagagagagagagagagagagtttctgACAGGAGCATGCTTCTTGGATCAAGATATCAAACTTTCTTTAGACTGCCAATAGGGATGCAAAAGAGCTCTTGGTATATCAGAGTTTTTTCTGACAGGAAATACAGCGAGGTTCTTTGCTGATTGTTTTCTCGACCAAGAACTCTGGACCTGTTCAGGCTTTTGCCACACACAATCTTGCTGAGAAATCAGATAAGGCTGATGACATGCCCTCGGAGAAGTGAAAAGACAGCGCCCCCTTGGTGAAGCAAACGGTTGAAACAGCCTCGGAGAAGCGAACAGGAGGCGCACCCTTGCATCTGCTTTTGGAGAATCAAACAGATGACATCTCCTTGGAGAATCGaacaaatgatcaaatcacttttgTCTATGATCCAGATGGATATCGATTCCGATCAAAGTGGTTCTCTCGTTGTCAAGAATGGAGAATAGAATGATTAGAAAATAGGACTGGATCAGCAACCACAGATGCGAAGGAGCCTCATGCTGAAGATAATGACACCAAAACACCCTTGAAGGAGGAAAAGACAGGAGGAGATAATTCAATCCCTGTAGAGGGCCTAAATCAGTCGTGTAGTGTACTTTACGCAGAAGCACTCGATTGTCTCAAGTAAGTCGGGGGTCATCTCCTTTAGTGTTTCTTGCTTCAAAATTATAACTGCAAACAAGTGACTTTGGGCTTCTCATAGACAGGTTGTGGAGAACAGCAACAAGATCGTGTGGATATGAGCAGGTATTTATATCGTTTTCCTATTGCATTTGAAATTCAAACTACAACAATTGCTTGTTCCTTGGTAAAATTTTCATTTCTCTTCAGACATATTGTTGTTAACCTTGTGCTGGCCATTGTTTAGTTATTTATTACCTCTGTTCTCCATTCATATCTGCTTGTAGACACAAGGTAATATGTTAATTTGAACTATGCTAAGGTAGTTGGTTTctatatgaatattttgaaagTCATATTAATGAGAAACAAGTCCCATAAGCATTGTGTGATTGATAAGTGAAATTCTTAGATTAGCATCCTAATGTGCGGCATTTGTTTAATTGGCATGTTTGTTTTAGATATTTGATTCTGGTACCGCATAGGCTGCAATAGCTTTCCAGAGTGGTTATATGACCATATACGTTGATGATTTGGTTGGATAGAATACATTTGGAATACTACTGTGACACCTATATTTTGAAATACTAGTGTTCTCCAACAATCATATATAAAGAAGACATGTCAAAAATGCAGCCCAAAGTAGTGTGGGAGGTTATCCAGCATCACATTTTCAGCTAAAATTACAATCATTTTAAATTAACTTGAATAACTTGAATAAGTTAACTAATCAAGTCTAATTTAGTTCAATTAATATTTAGGCTTAAATCTAACAATAATATTGGGTTAGACCCATCTACTGGTCATATGCATTATATATGATTggacatgcatcacacaaagccaGCCCAACCCTGGCCCATGGACTGATCATATGCGTCGCATATGACTGCCTATGATGGTTGGGTTGGGTTAGCCTACGAGCAATTTTAATCCAATTAATATACAATTTCGTAccacaatatatattcattaacaatataaataaaaacataataacacattaaaagatagataaactttaatataagaaaataacattctaaatcataacatattaaaagatagactaggagataagctttaatacaaggaaataactttctaaattcaaatagaaattATACTTTCaatacatgtataatttcaatatattctagtcaaataaattttaaatcattcagaatagcacattttaaatttcagatcaaagaatatcaaaaaaatttagataacatattttaatctaataaaaattttaatctaataattaaagataaactgtaaaacTAGAAAATATCAgacaaaacatataaatttttaacatgtttaaatcaaaaataaaaatattaatcaaaggtcaaagaatattataaaaattttaattgattgactttaatgtaataataaaaattttgatatttaaaaaaattgataaatattttttgtactacaaaactttcaatatttaaagaatcaaataaaaataaaattttttatttttaagaaagGTGGGGAAACCTATCTCTCGTCAACATGGTGTAATTCCTCGTTCCTTCCGCCCCTTATATAGGAGGAGGTGAGTctccattaaagaaaatttatttttatttttatatttatttaatataaattatttttatttaatatactaacaaatataatattatcttatttaaaatacttaatagttattttttaaattcgtattaaaaatagattaagatttcttaaattataaagaaattcatgaatGCTACTTGCCACTATACAAAGAGCCTCTTTGATCTCTAAGCACAGAGTAAGCAAGTCTATGGGAGGGTAGCATGTTTTATTAATTATCTAGGTATTCTTTTTCTGTATGTGTGCATGCATTTTGCAGTTTTGTATTATTTCTATGTTGGCGCTGAAATAATTTACCTCCAACTGTAAGGTGACAGCATCCAAGTTTTGTACAATTATTTTACCCAAACATTGTTCTTGGAGGAGAACTAGAGGACAAATTATTATGCACAGCTGAAACCCAGTCTGATCAGAttgatcttttttttatatataaatatagcatatttaaatttatttacctTTTATGCAATTTTAGATCAGAGCAATATAACATAATTTATTTACCAAGCATATCTACGCATACAAGTTCAGGGTTCCTGTTGCTTCCAAGGGAATCTAAcaagttaaaaaatatttatttctgtTTTTCTTCTACATAGAGGgataaatataaacaaaaatctCAAACTTTGGTGGGATATGTTTGTgcaacttttcttttctttatttgatCACTTAAGGGGGTCTATCTCggattaaaaaaagaaattaaatgaTGTCTTGTTTAAGTACATCATCAAATTACTTTTCTCTTTATCCTTAAACCTCAAGCAGTGATGGACAATTATACACAATCTGAATATTCTTTATATATGCATAATAAAGTACTGACAGGGAGACGTGATACTCGggtaattctttttctttttttcttgttatatttTTTCTTCCGTATATATTGTTTTGAAGTCAGACAACCCTTTCTGGAAGCATTTTAGGTCACCATctattgatataaaatttttaaacaaaTGGAATTGGATATTCTGACCTTAACCTATATGTTTCACTTGGATGTAGCCAGCGATAAAAGGCCAAGAAGATTTAATTAACAA
This DNA window, taken from Musa acuminata AAA Group cultivar baxijiao chromosome BXJ3-7, Cavendish_Baxijiao_AAA, whole genome shotgun sequence, encodes the following:
- the LOC103990460 gene encoding jacalin-related lectin 19, whose protein sequence is MSNIVNEEIVVKVGPRGDVVSRSVEWDESTYGNVKQILVTHGNAINSIQIIYDINGTAALAHRHGGDGDYFDCISFEPWEYLTSISGHYGPVEQRGAVVMRSLKFGTNRTNYGPFGREEGTPFCFNFHSGLDFGGFHGRSTGSHLSALGIYVKSISLKHHFKPDPPQRHAAPPRLFSASVDPCACVL